AACACCCACTGAGAGCATGAGCGTGGCCGCGGCGATTACCGTCATCATCGGCACCTTTATCAGCGGTGGCACCCAGGCAACCAACTGGAGCCGCTTCGCCAAGACACCGAAGATCGCCGTGATCGCCACGATGGCGGCCTTCTTTGTGGGTAACGGCTTGATGGTACTCACCGGTGCCCTGGGTACCATGATTTACCAGCAGGCCGATATTGTGGACGTATTGATCGCTCAAGGCTTTGTCACCATCGCCGTGCTGATGCTGTTCCTGAATATCTGGACCACCCAGGACAACACCATCTACAACTTCGCCGTGGCGGGCTGCAACTTGCTGCGTACCGAAAAACGCCGTTTGGTCACGGTAGGGGGTGCAGCGATTGGCACCGTGCTGGCGGTCGGGGGGATGTATAACCTACTGATTCCCTTTCTTGTGTTGCTGGGCACTTTTATACCTCCCATGGGCGGCGTGATAATGGCGGACTTCTGGCTCAAACATAAAGGTCGCTACCCCGCGCTTGAAAGCGCTCAGTTACCCGATTTCAACCGGCGTGGTTTAGCCGCCTATGCGCTAGGCGCCGGGGCCGCCTACTTTTCACCTTTACTTCCGCCATTGGTGGGCGTGGCGGTCGCGGCGGGGAGTTACGCTGTGCTGTTGCGCGTCAAACACGCTACGCTGGGCGATAGTTTAGCCTCCACTGCCAAACAATAAGTGAGCCGTTTTTTATATGAGCATGCAGATCATCAACGCCCGTTTGCGCCAACGTCACGAGCTTTATCGACTTGAGATAGAGAACGGCGTCTTCACAGCGATTACCGCCCAGGACGCGCCGCAAATGGCAAGCGAAGGACACATTCGCGAAGAACAGATTGATGCAGGCGGCAAACTGCTTTGCGCGCCGTTTATCGAGCCGCATATTCACCTGGATGCCGCGCTGACGGCGGGCGAGCCAAGCTGGAACCAGAGCGGCACCCTGTTTGAAGGCATTGAGCGCTGGGGTGAGCGTAAGCCGATGCTCACCGAAGCCGATATTCGCGAGCGGGCACTTAAAACGCTGAACCTGTTAATCAACAACGGCGTGCAGTTTGTGCGCACCCACGCCGATACCAGCGATCCCAGCCTGATTGGCATCAAAACCCTGTGCGCCCTACGCGATGAGCTTAAAGATAAGATTGATATTCAGGTAGTCGCTTTCCCGCAGGATGGCCTGCTCTCCTACCCAGACGGTGACAGGCTGCTGGAAGAGGCGCTGGAAATCGGTGCCGATGTGGTCGGCGGCATTCCCCACTTCGAATACACCCGCGAGCTCGGCGTGGCCTCCATGAAACGGGTGATCGAGCTAGCGATCAAATACGACCGCCTGGTGGACGTCCACTGCGATGAGATCGATGACCCCAATTCACGCTTCCTCGAAGTGCTGGCCCATGAAGCGCTAACTCACGACCTGGGCAGCCGCGTCACCGCCAGCCACACCACGGCGATGCATTCCTACAACAACGCCTACTGCTCCAAGCTGTTCCTGCTGCTCAAGCGCTCGGGGATCAACTTTGTCTCCTGCCCCACCGAAAGCATTCACTTGCAGGGACGTTTTGACAGCTACCCGAAACGGCGCGGCGTGACCCGTGTAAAAGAGCTCAACGAAGCGGGTATCAACGTCTGTTTTGCCGAAGACTCCATCGTCGACCCCTGGTACTCGCTGGGTAACGGCAAGTTATTACGTACGCTGGATTTTGGCCTGCATATCTGCCACATGATGGGCTATCAGGATTTCAGCCAGGCGCTGTCGCTGATTACCGACAACAGCGCGCGCACCCTCAATATCGAAGCGC
This window of the Halomonas sp. SH5A2 genome carries:
- the codA gene encoding cytosine deaminase, with product MSMQIINARLRQRHELYRLEIENGVFTAITAQDAPQMASEGHIREEQIDAGGKLLCAPFIEPHIHLDAALTAGEPSWNQSGTLFEGIERWGERKPMLTEADIRERALKTLNLLINNGVQFVRTHADTSDPSLIGIKTLCALRDELKDKIDIQVVAFPQDGLLSYPDGDRLLEEALEIGADVVGGIPHFEYTRELGVASMKRVIELAIKYDRLVDVHCDEIDDPNSRFLEVLAHEALTHDLGSRVTASHTTAMHSYNNAYCSKLFLLLKRSGINFVSCPTESIHLQGRFDSYPKRRGVTRVKELNEAGINVCFAEDSIVDPWYSLGNGKLLRTLDFGLHICHMMGYQDFSQALSLITDNSARTLNIEARYGIEVGKPASFNLLDGEDDYSVLRTQGEVQMSVSQGEIIMQREPARITTPPWLG
- the codB gene encoding cytosine permease, yielding MNHSDYPLSEVPLSARKGLLSTSAVLLGFTFFTATMWAGGTLGQAFSIGQLLWIILIGNLLLGAYAATLAYIACKSGLNSVLMGRFCFGEKGSKLSDFILGFTQIGWYAWGTATVALVLVRTTGMPEWLEIPLMVLFGFGFCITAMIGYKGMDWLSRFAVPAMMLFILLSLFTGLVDARGFAGLSQQTPTESMSVAAAITVIIGTFISGGTQATNWSRFAKTPKIAVIATMAAFFVGNGLMVLTGALGTMIYQQADIVDVLIAQGFVTIAVLMLFLNIWTTQDNTIYNFAVAGCNLLRTEKRRLVTVGGAAIGTVLAVGGMYNLLIPFLVLLGTFIPPMGGVIMADFWLKHKGRYPALESAQLPDFNRRGLAAYALGAGAAYFSPLLPPLVGVAVAAGSYAVLLRVKHATLGDSLASTAKQ